The following is a genomic window from Halodesulfovibrio sp..
TATTCAAGCGGGTTCAGCAAGCATAACAGGCTAAAACTCTGAATTGCATCATCATATGCTGCCTTTTGAAACTGATTAAATGCTACAGCATACATCGCTTCCATTTGCCCGTCTGTAATACCCAGCTTTTCTTTGACAATAACAGAACCTTGTATCGCCTGTGCTGCAATATCAGCGATGTTTTCTGCAACATGCTGCTCATCTTTACTATGTTGAGGCAAAAGTACCTCCTACATTGTGTACTGCCTTACTCTTTGCAGTGCGTTTACTGCACAGCAAAACTTCAACAATTACAGTATAAATTTACTGCATGGTTTAACCATACAACATTACAAGCTACATATAAAACACGACACTTAGATATACTACATATCCTTCAGATGTTGTTTTATATTTTTTCTTTTCGATGATAGCCAAATATTCTATATAAATTTAACCTATTACAACAAATAGGTTCTTTCTTACATGCACTTGAATAGCCTACGGGGCGTTCCACACAAACGCACATGAATTCCATACAGTTATTCATCAATACATTTATCCATTATTACGCCTTAACACCCTTCCTACTGTTCAAAAAAATCACAACATAGTAAAAAATATATTCTTTACTGTAGACTGTTTTTAATCTCACGCGTTACTACAATCATGTTGTGTACTACCCATCTTCTATAGTCCTAAACAATAGGTAGCTGAGGGCACTCACCGAAGAATTTTCTTAATATCCCGCTATCATTGCGTGATTAGATTTTTACCCACTATAATACTGATATACCGGTAAAATCACATTTACGTGACACCACGCATGCTATATATAACACCGAGATACGGTATGAAATAGTCCACTGGACAATACGGTAACATACTATCAGCCTTAGACACTGATGGCGCTTCATATGACAAAGGGGAGTCGAAGCTGCCGCAAGACTTTTCATAGATAAGGACCGTATACCTGCAAAGGGAGTTTTTTTGATGAAGAAAGATTGGACACCGGAACAAACAGAAAAACGCCGCCTTATTCTGGATGCAGCGCGAGAATTGTTTTCCAAAGAAGGTGTTGGCAATGTTTCTATGCGACGCATTGCCGCAAAGGTAAATTACAGTCCGGCACTGATTTATCGGTATGTAAAAAACAAAGAGGAGTTGCTGGACCAGCTCCGTGCAGAAGGCTACCAAATCCTTCTTAACCGTTTAGCAAGGCTTGAAGAAGATCCTGACCCGATTCAGCATTTATCCAACCTTGCGATTGAATACGGCAGTTTTGGTGTTGATTATTGGGAATATTACGATCTCATGTTCCA
Proteins encoded in this region:
- a CDS encoding TetR/AcrR family transcriptional regulator, whose amino-acid sequence is MKKDWTPEQTEKRRLILDAARELFSKEGVGNVSMRRIAAKVNYSPALIYRYVKNKEELLDQLRAEGYQILLNRLARLEEDPDPIQHLSNLAIEYGSFGVDYWEYYDLMFHMPIQLTEDGQMPAKGYEAVLGMVQDAVKRAIDAGHFAGCSVEDAMFMSWSQIHGLLSLYISGRTTFHVGEERARELLQEIPRHFLRIVATGKQ